One segment of Rhinatrema bivittatum chromosome 14, aRhiBiv1.1, whole genome shotgun sequence DNA contains the following:
- the UBE2I gene encoding SUMO-conjugating enzyme UBC9, with translation MSGIALSRLAQERKAWRKDHPFGFVAVPTKNPDGTMNLMNWECAIPGKKGTPWEGGLFKLRMLFKDDYPSSPPKCKFEPPLFHPNVYPSGTVCLSILEEDKDWRPAITIKQILLGIQELLNEPNIQDPAQAEAYTIYCQNRVEYEKRVRAQAKKFAPS, from the exons ATGTCTGGTATAGCCCTGAGCAGACTGGCACAGGAGAGAAAAGCTTGGCGAAAAGACCATCCATTT GGGTTTGTGGCAGTACCAACAAAGAATCCAGATGGCACAATGAATTTGATGAACTGGGAGTGTGCTATCCCAGGAAAGAAAGGG ACCCCATGGGAAGGAGGTTTATTTAAACTAAGGATGCTTTTTAAGGATGATTACCCATCTTCACCCCCAAAAT gtAAATTTGAACCACCATTATTTCACCCAAATGTGTATCCTTCTGGCACTGTGTGTCTGTCAATCCTAGAGGAAGACAAAGATTGGAGGCCAGCAATCACAATTAAACAG atCTTGTTAGGAATTCAAGAACTTCTAAACGAACCAAATATTCAAGATCCCGCTCAAGCAGAGGCTTACACAATTTACTG CCAAAACAGAGTGGAATATGAAAAAAGGGTCCGAGCACAAGCCAAGAAGTTCGCGCCATCATAA